The following is a genomic window from Bosea sp. RAC05.
CCGAAGCTACGGCGCAGGCCGTCCGTCACGATCCGCGCGGTCTGGACGATCAGCTCCGTCGTCAGCAGGTCCGGCACGCGCCGCAGCGGGATATGGATCGTCACGGGGACGACGGCGAGCTCATCGCACCACAGCATCATCACCGGCAGCGGCACAGGCCCGCCATCCGCCGCCAGATGCGCCAGGAACTCGGTATGTCCGGGATGGGCAAAGCCGGCCGCGTAGAGAACCGACTTGGCGATCGGATTTGTGACCACGGCTGCGGCCTGTCCGGCTCGCACCGCCGCGACGGCGCGGGTGATCGACTGGATCGTTCCCGGAGCCGTGGCGGGGTCGGGACGGCCCGGTTCGACCGCCAGCGCCCCATCGAGCGGGATCACCGGCAGCGCATCGGGAAAATGGCCCGAGGCCTGGTCCCAGTCACTCGCGATGAGGGGGACGTCGAGGGCAAGCCGCCGCGCCAGCCGTCCGAGGTGTTCGAGGTCAGCGATGCAGGCGAAGGCCGGCAGCGCATCGACATCGCGCCTCAGCCAGGCCGAGAGGGCCAGTTCGGGACCGATCCCCGCCGGGTCGCCCTGAGTCAGGGCGAGAGGCGGCAGAGGCGTGGAGGCCTGCGAGCGCATCGGGCTTCC
Proteins encoded in this region:
- the pdxA gene encoding 4-hydroxythreonine-4-phosphate dehydrogenase PdxA; the encoded protein is MRSQASTPLPPLALTQGDPAGIGPELALSAWLRRDVDALPAFACIADLEHLGRLARRLALDVPLIASDWDQASGHFPDALPVIPLDGALAVEPGRPDPATAPGTIQSITRAVAAVRAGQAAAVVTNPIAKSVLYAAGFAHPGHTEFLAHLAADGGPVPLPVMMLWCDELAVVPVTIHIPLRRVPDLLTTELIVQTARIVTDGLRRSFGIDAPRLALSGLNPHAGEGGALGHEDDAVVRPAIAALRAEGIDASGPYPADTMFHARARAGYDCALAMYHDQALIPIKTIAFDEGVNVTLGLPFIRTSPDHGTAFDIAGQGIARPDSLIAALRLAAQMAAQHRRIPA